The DNA region TGCTGCGGGACGCGATGGCTGCGGTTCCCGAGGACCGGAGAGCGTTGCAGGCGTCCTAGGCGACGCGCTTCAGACGTCTTTGCAGGTCCGCATGGCCCGATGATCCCGGTCAAATTGGGTCGCGTAGAAGTTCTCCAATGTCTGGTCGGGGTGGGGCGTGAACGCGCCCAGATTACGGGCATCCAGAATGCGGTCGAGGCGGAACATGCGGTAGGCATCGCGCAATTCACACCACGCCACCAGCGTCCAGACAGACCCCCAGAACCACAGGCCAAGCGGGCGCAGAATGCGCTCCGTTGGGTTGCCCTTGTCGTCGCGGTAGTCGATGGACAGGCGCTCTGCGGCCTGAATGGCGGCCTCGACAGTATCGATGGTGGCCCGGGTTTTGGCGTCCAGCGGATTGGTCGTCCAGGCTTCAAACCGCAGCCGTTCGGCGCGGGTGCGCGTCGCATCGGGGAGCACGGCGGTGATTTTGTCGAGCGCGCTGTCGGCCCCGCGCGCCATGGAGGTCCCGCCCCAGGTCTGCAACATCCGCGCGCCGACGCTCAGCGCCACGATCTCCTCTTCGGTGAACATCAGCGGCGGCAGGTTATAGCCGTCCCGCATCATGTAGCCCAGGCCGGCCTCTCCCTCGATGGGCACGCCGGAGCCCTGTAGATGCGCGATATCGCGATAGATTGTCCGCTCCGATACCTCCATCGCATCGGCCAGCGCACGGGCGGTGGTCAGCTTGCCGGGACGCAAGCGGTCAATCAGACGGAAGAGGCGGTCGGCACGGCGCATGGGGGAAGGCTACCTTGCGGCTGGAAGAGGGGAAAGTGGGTGTTGGAACAGCACTTCGTCAGAGCGGCGAATGGCGGGGTTTGCGGCGGCTTTGAGTTGTATTTGCCAAGATGAAGAGGGGGAGCGGGGTGATAGACGCCGCGGGCGCGCGTGCCTCACCCCGGTCTTGGGTCAGCCGTTGAGCTTGAACATGCCCAGAGAGTTTCCGTCGATATCGCGGGCATAGAAGAAGTGCCCGGGCGGGATCTGGATGTCGGGGCTTTCGACTTCTCCGCCCGCCGCGATGATCCGTTCCCGCGCCGCGTCAAGGCTATCGGCGACCACAAGGTGGATGGTGGACCCTTCGCGTGACGGCTTGCCGGGGTAAAGATGACCGCCGATGCCGGTGGTGTCATCGTTGTAGGGCAGCATGACCAATGGGTTGGGGCCGCTGTCGTCCATGCTCAGATCCTGTTGCAGAACGGCGCCGTAGAAGGCCATGGAGGCGTCCAGGTCGCTGACTGCGATTTCAAACCAGCAGGCGCAGTTTTGGGGTTGCTCAGACATGTGATGTTTCCTTTGTCTCATCTGGTGATGAAGACGGTCTAGCACCCCCCTCCTGACACCGTTCTGTCAGGAGCGTGTCGGGAGACTGGAAGAATTTACAGCCGGGGGTCCTAGTAGACGTGAAGACCGTCGAAATCCGCCTTGCCAAGGGCCACACCCGCCCCTCTGAGCGCCGCATAAGTGGCGGTCAGATGAAAGATCTGATTGGGCAAGGCAAAGCGGGCGATGTAGTCCATCGGTGCCTGCGTCAGCGTCGCATTGCCTGCGTTATGGGTCACGGTGTGGATCAGATCGCCCCCGGTGATCGGCGCGATGTGGCGCGTAATCTTGGAATGGTAGGGGCGCAGGGTCGCCATGGTGAAGCTCTCCGGTATCTCCGGCACCGCGATCTGCGCGGGCGGGCACAGCGCGCGGGCCGCAAATCGGATGGCAATGGCAAGATTGAGCCCCGCGTCGAACATATCAGGCGCTATGCGGTCGCTCAGAAGGCGGTCCGCGTCGGCGTGTTGCGCGACGATGTCCAGCAGCGCGCCAGAGCGTTCAAGGTAGTGTTTAACCGCGTCCGGCAAAGCGGGGTCAATCACAGGTCCAGCTCGGCCAAAGGAATGATTGGAAAGAACACACCGCGCGACCAGACCCCGAACATGTCCGTGCCATCCACGTCGTGCGCTTCCCCCATATCGACCAGACGGTAGAAGCTCTTGCGGTCGATCAGCGCCTCCAGCCCGGCGCGGATATGCACGTAGGGGGACGGCTCCCCGGCCTCGTCCCGCTCCACCCGGATCGCGTGGCCCTCACCGGCAATCACCGTGTCGCCAACGTTGGTGGTGAACACAATCCCATCGCCGTCGCGCTCGATATCCAAGGCGACAAACGGCGCATCGACCACGCGAATGCCGACCTTCTCAACTGGGGTCACCAGAAAATACTTGCCGTCCTCCAGCTTCAGGATGGTCGAAAACAGGCGGACCAGCGGTTTCCGGCCAATCGGCGTCCCCTCATAGAACCACGTCCCGTCGCGGCGGATTTCCATGTCCAGATCGCCGCAGAAATCGGGGTTCCACAGGTGAACCGGGGGCAGCTTCCCCTGTTTCGCGGCGTCCTGGGCGGCTTTGAGCAATTGATCAGTGGCGGGTGTCATGGCGAAAAGGTCCTCAAAATCTGCCGGTCGCGCGGAAAACCGGCGATGTGGGCGAAAGTCACGATGATTTGTCCCCCATTCCCTTTTGCCATTTGTGGTCGGCGGAATAGGTCTGCTACCAGTTGACCGTATATTTAACACCCACGCGGAGCATTGCCATGACTGAGCCCGACACACTCGTCTCCGAGATCGAAGCGCTCGGCGCGAAACTGGGGGAGGCCAAGGCCTCCATCGCGCAGCGGATCATCGGCCAGGACGAGGTCGTGGACCTGGCGCTGGCTGCGATGCTGTCGGGCGGCCACGCGCTGCTGATGGGCTTGCCGGGCCTGGGAAAGACGCTGCTGGTGGACACGCTGTCGACCGTCATGGGGCTGTCGGCCAACCGGGTACAGTTCACGCCGGACCTGATGCCCGCCGATATTCTGGGGTCGGAGGTGTTGGAAACGTCGGACGACGGGTCCCGCAACTTCCGCTTTCTGGAAGGGCCGATCTTTTGCCAGCTTCTGATGGCCGATGAGATCAACCGCGCCTCGCCGCGGACCCAATCGGCGCTGTTGCAGGCCATGCAGGAGAAAGAGGTGACGATTGCCGGCGAACATCGCCCGCTGCCCGCGCCGTTCCACGTGTTGGCCACCCAAAATCCGATTGAACAGGAAGGCACCTATCCCCTGCCGGAAGCGCAGCTGGACCGGTTCCTTGTGAAGATTGACGTGCCCTACCCGGACCGCGAGACAGAGCGTGATATTCTGATCGCCACCACCGGCACGCAGGAAGCCGTATCGACCGAGGTCTTCACGCCGGAAGAGCTGATCCGCGCCCAAAGCGTCGTGCGGCAGATGCCTGTGGGGGAGGCCGTCGTTGAGGTGATCCTTGATCTTGTCCGTGCCTGCCGGCCCGAGGAGGCTGACGCACCTGACGTGGTGAAAAATACTGTTGCCTGGGGTCCTGGCCCCCGCGCGGCGCAGGCGCTGATGCTGACGGCCCGCGCCCGGGCGCTTCTGGATGGTCGCCTTGCGCCGTCCGTCGATGATGTGGCGGCACTTGCCCGTCCCGTCTTGGGTCACCGGATGGCGCTGTCGTTTGCGGCCCGCGCCGAGGGGGCTGTGCTGGAGCAGGTGATTGATGAAGTCACGGCCCGTGCGACCCGGATTGAGGCGGCGGCTTGAGCGAGCTTACCCTCCACACACCTGACAGCCTCCGGTCCCGGTCGGAGTCCGTTGCGGCCTCCCTCCCGCCGTTGATGGCCGATGCGCAGCATCTGGCGGCGACGGTTCTGTTGGGGGTGCATGGCCGCAAACGGGCGGGCACGGGAGATGAGTTCTGGCAATATCGCCCGGCAGAACAGGGCGATAGCTATCGGTCCATCGACTGGCGGCGCTCTGCCCGGTCCGATGGGCACTTCCTGCGCCAGACCGAATGGCAGGCGGCACAATCGGTGATGATCGGTGTCGATGACGCGGCGTCGATGACCTATTCTGGGGCGAAAACCCGCCCATCTAAGCTGCGCCGCGCGCAGACGCTGGCCATGGCGCTGGCGGTCATTGCCGTGCGTGGCGGCGAACGGGTGGGGCTGACCCATCTGGCGGAGCCGCCCCGGGGCGGGCAGGCGCAATTGCTGCGGATGGCGACCGAATTGATGGACAGTGTCGACCGCCCCGAATACGGCGCGCCGAAACCACAAGCCATGCCCGCAGGCGCGCGCGCAGTATTTTTCAGCGACTTCCTTGGTGATCCCAAAGCGATTGAGACGGTGCTGGGCCGCGCGGCGGATCGGGGTGTGCAGGGGGCACTGGTGCAGATCCTGGACCCCGATGAAGAGGCGTTTCCCTTCGACGGGCGCACGTTGTTCGAGTCGATGTCCGGCGCGATCCGGTTTGAGACGTTGAAAGCCAAATCCCTGCGCGAAGAATATCTCGCGCGCCTGACCGCCCGCAAAGACGCGTTGCGCGACATGACCAGACGCACGGGGTGGAGCTTCCACGTCCACCACACCGATCAACCCGCTGAACCCGCACTGCTGTGGCTCTATCAAGCGTTGGAGCGTCGGTGATGTTCAGCGCCCTGGGGTTCGCCACGCCGCTTCTTTTGCTGGCGCTGATTGCCTTGCCGCTGCTGTGGTGGCTGCTGCGTGCCGTGCCGCCCGCACCGATCAAGCGGCGCTTTCCGGGGATCGCGCTGCTTCTGGGCCTCACCGACGATGAAAGCCAGACGGACAAGACGCCCTGGTGGTTGTTGCTCCTGCGGATGGCTGCGATTGCAGCGGCGATCATCGGCTTTGCCGGGCCGGTTCTGAACCCGCAGGAGGACCGCGCAGCAGGCGATGGCCCGCTCCTGATCGTGATGGACAGCTCCTGGGCGTCGGCACGGGACTGGGACGCGCGCCTTGATCGGGTGCAGGTGTTGCTGGATGACGCCGCGCGCACGGGCCGTGAAGTCGCGGTCGTGCAATTGACCGATCTGCCCCCCGGTCCGCCATCGTTCCAGGCCGCCAACGCCTGGGCCCCGCGCGTGCCCACTCTGGAACCCGCGCCCTATGACCCGGATATGGAGGCCGCCGCCCTTTGGGCCGCGTCGCTGGACAGCGGGGTGGAGGTGTTCTGGTTCTCCGACGGGCTCGCCTACGCAGCCCGCCCCGACGTCGCCGATGCCTTCGCCGATATCGGCACGCTCTCGGTATTTCAGGGTGACCGGGACCTGATCGCGCTGGCCCCGCCCCGGTTTGAGGACGGCATGGTGCGCGGGGACCTCTCGCGCCTCGGCACGACGACCCCGCGGGACGTCACGATTGTGGCCCACGGCCTCGACCCGGCGGGCCTGCCCCGCGACCTGGCGCGGGGGACCGCCACCTTTGATGCCGGTGAAATAGTGGCTCAGGTCGAATTCGACCTCCCGCCCGAGCTGCGCAACAGGATCACCCGGTTTGAAATCTCGGCCGAGCGTCATGCGGGCGCAATCGCGTTGACCGATGATGCCCTGCAGCGCCGCCAGGTCGCCCTGATCTCTGCGGGGGCCGATGATGAACAACAGGCGCTTCTCTCGCCACTGCATTATCTGCGCCAGGCGCTGGAGCCGACGGCGGACCTGATGGAAGGCGCGCTCAGCGATATCCTGTTGGCCAGCCCCGACGTGATCATGCTGGCCGATATCGCCACGTTGTCGGAGGAAGAAGAGGCGGGCCTGACCGCTTGGGTGGAAAACGGCGGCCTTCTGGTGCGCTTTGCCGGTCCCCGCATGGCCGCCTCTGACATCGCCCGTGATGATGTCGGGCCGCTGATGCCCGTGCGCCTGCGCGTGGGGGGGCGAACGGTCGGCGGCGCGATGTCCTGGGGTGAGCCGAAGGAGCTGCGTCCGTTTGAGGAAGGCTCCCCCTTCTTCGGCCTGACCATCCCCGATGATGTTCAGGTTACCAGTCAAGTCGTGGCACAGCCCGACCCGACGCTGAGCGAGCGCACGATTGCGTCCCTCTCCGATGGCACACCCCTGGTGACGCGGGCAAATCTGGGTCAGGGCTCCGTTATCCTGTTCCACGTCACGGCCAATGCGGAATGGTCGACCCTGCCGCTCTCGGGTCTCTTCGTGCAGATGCTGGAACGTCTGGCCATTTCCACCCGCCCCGTTGCGCCGGAGGCGGCGGACCTGGAAGGCACGATCTGGACCCCGGAACAGGTGCTCGACGGCTTCGGCGTGTTGCGCGACGCAGGCACACGCCCGGGCGTGGCGGGCGAAGATCTGGCCTCCGCGCCGCTCTCGGCCGACATTTTGCCGGGTCTCTACTCGGGCGACGACCGCCGCCTTGCGCGCAATGTCATGGTGCAGCACGCGGCTTTGGTTGCGGCGGAATGGCCCGCCGATGTGCCCGTGGAAGGTATGTCCGTGACCCTGCCCACCTATCTGATGGCCAGCTTCCTGACCGCCGCGTTGACCCTACTGCTCATCGATGCGCTCGCGGCCCTTTGGCTCGCCGGACGGCTCGGTGGTCTCACGCGCAGCGCCGCCGTTCTTGCCGCCGCCCTGATCCTCGCCCCGCAGGCCGAGGCTCAGATGACCCCCGCCGAAGAACTTGCCCTTCTCGCCACGTCCGAGGCCACTCTGGCCTATGTCCTAACCGGTGATCTGGCGGTGGACGAGACGTCCCGCGCGGGCCTTCAGGGCCTGTCCAACACGCTCTACCAGCGCACCTCGGTGGAGCCCGCGCCGCCCATCGGTGTGGATCTGGAACTGGATGAGCTGGCGTTCTTCCCGATGATCTACTGGCCGATCACGCCCGATCAGGACATCCCGTCGGCCAACGCCTACCGTCGCCTGAACGACTATTTGCGGGGCGGTGGCATGATCGTGTTCGACACGCGCGACGCCCATGTCGGCGGCTTCGGCTCCGGCACGCCCGAAGGGCGGCGGTTGCAGATCATCGCCGCGCCGCTGGATATTCCGCCGCTGGAACCGATCCCCGAAGATCACGTCGTCACCCGCACCTTCTACCTGTTGCAGGACTTCCCGGGCCGTCACCTGTCGCGTGATGTCTGGGTGGAAGCCGCCCCCCCCGATGCCGAACAGATCGAGGGGATGCCTTTCCGCAACCTCAACGACGGCGTGACACCCGTGGTCATCGGCGGCAATGACTGGGCCGCCGCCTGGGCGCAGGATGAACGGGGCAGGCCGCTCTATCCCATCGGACGCGGCCAGACCGGGGAACGCCAGCGGGAGATCGCCCTGCGCTTCGGCGTGAACCTCGTGATGCACGTGCTCAGCGGCAATTACAAATCGGATCAGGTCCATGTGCCTGCGCTTTTGGACAGGCTGGGGCAATAGATATGGCAAACCAGATCCTCTTTGATCCGCTGCTGGACTGGCCCTTGCTCTATGGACTGGGGGCGGCGCTGGTTCTGATCATCGCCCTGTCGATCTGGCGTGGCCTGTCGGGTTGGCCGTATCGCCTTCTGGCGGGCGCGGCGCTTCTGGCCGCGTTGATCAACCCGTCGCTCCAGACGGAAGACCGCGAACCCCTGTCGGATATCGTGCTGCTGGTCGTCGACGAAAGCGCCAGCCAGCGGATATCCGACCGTCCTTCGCAAACGGCGGACGCATTGGAGGCGTTGGAGGCGGAGGTTGAGGCGTTGGGCATGGAAACCCGCGTGGCCCGTGTGGGCGATGCGGACGACAATTCCGGCACACTTCTGATGACGGAATTGCAGCGCCTGATGGCGGAAGAGCCGCGCGCACGGATAGCGGGGGCGTTGATCATCACCGATGGACGGCTCCATGACCCGGAGCTGGTGCCGGATATGCCCGCGCCGATCCACGCCCTGATCACGGGGCTTGAGACGGATTGGGACCGCCGCCTGGTGATTGAGACCGCGCCTGCCTTCGGTATCATTGGCGAGGAATTGCTGCTCACGATCCGGCTGGAGGACCAGGGGGCGGTGCCCGCGGGCCTTGAGGGACGCTCGCAGATCGTGATCGCCGTCGATGGCGGGCCGCCGCAGACCTACGTGGTGCCGGTCGGCGAAAGTCTGGAATTGCCCCTGACGCTGGAACATGCCGGTCAAAACGTGATCCAGTTCACCGTGCCGGAGGCGGAGGGCGAGTTGACGACGCGCAACAACGCCGCCGTCGTGCAGATCAACGGCATCCGCGACCGCCTGCGCGTGTTGCTGGTCTCGGGTGAGCCGCATCCCGGTCAACGCACGTGGCGCAACCTGCTGAAATCCGATCCGTCGGTGGATCTGGTCCACTTCACCATCCTGCGCCCGCCCGACCGCCAGGATGGTGTGCCCGTCGGCGAGTTGTCCCTGATCGCCTTCCCCACGCGGGAATTGTTCATGGAGGCCGTGGATGAATTCGACCTGATCATCTTCGACCGCTACCAGCGCCGGGGCATCCTGCCGATGGTCTATATCGACAATATCCGCCGCTACGTGGAAGACGGTGGCGCGCTGTTGTTGGCTGCGGGGCCGGATTTTGCGGGGGCCTCGTCGCTCTACCGCACGCCGCTCTCGGACATTCTGCCGGGCCGCCCCACGGCCCGCGTGATTGAGGAGCCATATGTGCCGCTGATCAGCGAATTGGGCGCGCGGCATCCGGTGACGACGGGTCTGGAA from Jannaschia sp. CCS1 includes:
- a CDS encoding DUF1285 domain-containing protein, coding for MTPATDQLLKAAQDAAKQGKLPPVHLWNPDFCGDLDMEIRRDGTWFYEGTPIGRKPLVRLFSTILKLEDGKYFLVTPVEKVGIRVVDAPFVALDIERDGDGIVFTTNVGDTVIAGEGHAIRVERDEAGEPSPYVHIRAGLEALIDRKSFYRLVDMGEAHDVDGTDMFGVWSRGVFFPIIPLAELDL
- a CDS encoding DUF58 domain-containing protein, which translates into the protein MSELTLHTPDSLRSRSESVAASLPPLMADAQHLAATVLLGVHGRKRAGTGDEFWQYRPAEQGDSYRSIDWRRSARSDGHFLRQTEWQAAQSVMIGVDDAASMTYSGAKTRPSKLRRAQTLAMALAVIAVRGGERVGLTHLAEPPRGGQAQLLRMATELMDSVDRPEYGAPKPQAMPAGARAVFFSDFLGDPKAIETVLGRAADRGVQGALVQILDPDEEAFPFDGRTLFESMSGAIRFETLKAKSLREEYLARLTARKDALRDMTRRTGWSFHVHHTDQPAEPALLWLYQALERR
- a CDS encoding helix-turn-helix transcriptional regulator, whose product is MRRADRLFRLIDRLRPGKLTTARALADAMEVSERTIYRDIAHLQGSGVPIEGEAGLGYMMRDGYNLPPLMFTEEEIVALSVGARMLQTWGGTSMARGADSALDKITAVLPDATRTRAERLRFEAWTTNPLDAKTRATIDTVEAAIQAAERLSIDYRDDKGNPTERILRPLGLWFWGSVWTLVAWCELRDAYRMFRLDRILDARNLGAFTPHPDQTLENFYATQFDRDHRAMRTCKDV
- a CDS encoding AAA family ATPase, giving the protein MTEPDTLVSEIEALGAKLGEAKASIAQRIIGQDEVVDLALAAMLSGGHALLMGLPGLGKTLLVDTLSTVMGLSANRVQFTPDLMPADILGSEVLETSDDGSRNFRFLEGPIFCQLLMADEINRASPRTQSALLQAMQEKEVTIAGEHRPLPAPFHVLATQNPIEQEGTYPLPEAQLDRFLVKIDVPYPDRETERDILIATTGTQEAVSTEVFTPEELIRAQSVVRQMPVGEAVVEVILDLVRACRPEEADAPDVVKNTVAWGPGPRAAQALMLTARARALLDGRLAPSVDDVAALARPVLGHRMALSFAARAEGAVLEQVIDEVTARATRIEAAA
- a CDS encoding VOC family protein, coding for MSEQPQNCACWFEIAVSDLDASMAFYGAVLQQDLSMDDSGPNPLVMLPYNDDTTGIGGHLYPGKPSREGSTIHLVVADSLDAARERIIAAGGEVESPDIQIPPGHFFYARDIDGNSLGMFKLNG
- a CDS encoding membrane protein; the encoded protein is MANQILFDPLLDWPLLYGLGAALVLIIALSIWRGLSGWPYRLLAGAALLAALINPSLQTEDREPLSDIVLLVVDESASQRISDRPSQTADALEALEAEVEALGMETRVARVGDADDNSGTLLMTELQRLMAEEPRARIAGALIITDGRLHDPELVPDMPAPIHALITGLETDWDRRLVIETAPAFGIIGEELLLTIRLEDQGAVPAGLEGRSQIVIAVDGGPPQTYVVPVGESLELPLTLEHAGQNVIQFTVPEAEGELTTRNNAAVVQINGIRDRLRVLLVSGEPHPGQRTWRNLLKSDPSVDLVHFTILRPPDRQDGVPVGELSLIAFPTRELFMEAVDEFDLIIFDRYQRRGILPMVYIDNIRRYVEDGGALLLAAGPDFAGASSLYRTPLSDILPGRPTARVIEEPYVPLISELGARHPVTTGLEGEHTPLPGSDDPWGRWLRQIELTEQGGQTVMEGAGGAPLLMLDRVGQGRVALLASDHAWLWDRGYEGGGPQLELLRRLAHWMMGEPDLEEEALVADVDGQTITITRRTLADEVGSVIVTTPDGEQLEVMLEETAPGAFTAQIEGLEQGLYRLVESDLERVIALGPAAPREFEVTIAGAERIDPLLDAEGGRSVRLEDGLPDLRRVSEGRTAHGRGWLGLTTREAYVTTDVTVTPFIQAWVFLLLAAGLMLAGWLREGRQ
- a CDS encoding DUF1993 family protein; this encodes MIDPALPDAVKHYLERSGALLDIVAQHADADRLLSDRIAPDMFDAGLNLAIAIRFAARALCPPAQIAVPEIPESFTMATLRPYHSKITRHIAPITGGDLIHTVTHNAGNATLTQAPMDYIARFALPNQIFHLTATYAALRGAGVALGKADFDGLHVY
- a CDS encoding DUF4159 domain-containing protein, whose translation is MFSALGFATPLLLLALIALPLLWWLLRAVPPAPIKRRFPGIALLLGLTDDESQTDKTPWWLLLLRMAAIAAAIIGFAGPVLNPQEDRAAGDGPLLIVMDSSWASARDWDARLDRVQVLLDDAARTGREVAVVQLTDLPPGPPSFQAANAWAPRVPTLEPAPYDPDMEAAALWAASLDSGVEVFWFSDGLAYAARPDVADAFADIGTLSVFQGDRDLIALAPPRFEDGMVRGDLSRLGTTTPRDVTIVAHGLDPAGLPRDLARGTATFDAGEIVAQVEFDLPPELRNRITRFEISAERHAGAIALTDDALQRRQVALISAGADDEQQALLSPLHYLRQALEPTADLMEGALSDILLASPDVIMLADIATLSEEEEAGLTAWVENGGLLVRFAGPRMAASDIARDDVGPLMPVRLRVGGRTVGGAMSWGEPKELRPFEEGSPFFGLTIPDDVQVTSQVVAQPDPTLSERTIASLSDGTPLVTRANLGQGSVILFHVTANAEWSTLPLSGLFVQMLERLAISTRPVAPEAADLEGTIWTPEQVLDGFGVLRDAGTRPGVAGEDLASAPLSADILPGLYSGDDRRLARNVMVQHAALVAAEWPADVPVEGMSVTLPTYLMASFLTAALTLLLIDALAALWLAGRLGGLTRSAAVLAAALILAPQAEAQMTPAEELALLATSEATLAYVLTGDLAVDETSRAGLQGLSNTLYQRTSVEPAPPIGVDLELDELAFFPMIYWPITPDQDIPSANAYRRLNDYLRGGGMIVFDTRDAHVGGFGSGTPEGRRLQIIAAPLDIPPLEPIPEDHVVTRTFYLLQDFPGRHLSRDVWVEAAPPDAEQIEGMPFRNLNDGVTPVVIGGNDWAAAWAQDERGRPLYPIGRGQTGERQREIALRFGVNLVMHVLSGNYKSDQVHVPALLDRLGQ